In one window of Leifsonia sp. Root112D2 DNA:
- a CDS encoding O-acetyl-ADP-ribose deacetylase encodes MTTLEFIRGDITHEAVDAIVNAANSSLLGGGGVDGAIHRAGGPAILDACRALRQTTLPQGLPTGQSVATTAGQLAARWVIHTVGPVWHARQDRSALLADAYRNSLRLAGTLGATRIAFPAISAGVYGWPMHDAARIAVETVRDETARTHAEGLAPTLVRFVLFSDAALAAFESAAGGATRV; translated from the coding sequence GTGACCACCCTCGAATTCATTCGCGGTGATATCACGCACGAGGCCGTCGACGCCATTGTCAACGCGGCGAACTCCAGCCTGCTGGGCGGCGGCGGGGTCGACGGCGCCATCCATCGCGCTGGCGGACCCGCCATTCTCGACGCCTGCCGCGCGCTGAGGCAGACAACGCTCCCACAGGGGCTCCCCACGGGACAGTCCGTCGCCACCACTGCCGGCCAGCTTGCCGCCCGCTGGGTGATCCACACGGTCGGCCCAGTGTGGCACGCCCGGCAAGACCGCTCCGCGCTCCTGGCCGACGCCTATCGCAACAGCCTTCGCCTCGCTGGCACGCTCGGAGCGACACGCATCGCGTTTCCCGCGATCTCGGCAGGGGTGTACGGCTGGCCCATGCACGACGCCGCACGCATCGCGGTCGAGACGGTGCGCGACGAGACTGCGCGCACGCATGCGGAGGGTCTTGCACCCACGCTCGTTCGCTTCGTGCTGTTCTCGGATGCCGCCCTTGCCGCCTTCGAATCGGCTGCGGGCGGCGCGACACGGGTCTAA
- a CDS encoding alkene reductase → MSIVWDPFTLGRTHLQHRLAMAPMTRSRAQADGTPGSLTAEYYAQRASLGLLITEGVQPSDDGQGYIFTPGIYRPEHVAGWREVTDAVHAAGASIFLQLMHVGRMSHPDNTPHHRAPLAPSAIAAGVDMFTLSGRQPTAEPREMTAKDIAQTIADFRHAAASAVEAGADGVEIHGANGYLLHQFLSPNANHRADEYGGSVEARSRFVVEVVTAVAEEIGADRVGIRLSPGLPIGGIDEGDTAGEQYRHLVSELAPLGLAYLHVFHAGDDELLRDIRSAWPGALLVLRAGRTPDAVGQDVESGLADIVPIGRWALANPDVVERLRTGAPLTEADPATFYGGGAAGYTDYPAIETATN, encoded by the coding sequence ATGAGCATCGTCTGGGATCCCTTCACCCTCGGTCGCACGCACTTGCAGCACCGTCTGGCGATGGCACCGATGACCCGCAGTCGCGCGCAGGCAGATGGCACCCCCGGGTCGCTGACCGCGGAGTATTACGCGCAGCGTGCGTCTCTTGGGCTCCTGATCACCGAGGGTGTGCAACCCTCCGACGACGGCCAGGGGTACATCTTCACGCCGGGCATCTACCGCCCCGAACACGTCGCCGGATGGCGCGAGGTGACGGATGCCGTTCACGCGGCCGGAGCGAGCATCTTCCTCCAGTTGATGCATGTCGGGCGCATGTCTCACCCTGACAACACGCCGCACCATCGGGCGCCTCTGGCACCATCGGCGATCGCCGCAGGCGTTGACATGTTCACCCTGTCGGGAAGGCAGCCCACCGCCGAGCCGCGCGAGATGACCGCCAAGGACATCGCCCAGACCATCGCGGACTTCCGCCATGCTGCGGCATCGGCGGTCGAGGCCGGTGCCGACGGTGTCGAAATCCACGGAGCGAATGGATACCTGTTGCACCAGTTCCTCTCGCCCAATGCGAACCATCGCGCGGACGAATACGGAGGCTCGGTCGAGGCGCGGTCGCGCTTCGTCGTCGAGGTCGTGACTGCCGTCGCTGAGGAGATCGGGGCCGACCGCGTCGGCATCCGCCTCTCGCCCGGCCTGCCGATCGGCGGCATCGATGAGGGTGACACCGCCGGCGAGCAATACCGGCATCTCGTGAGCGAGCTCGCGCCGCTGGGCCTGGCATACCTGCACGTCTTCCACGCTGGTGACGATGAGCTTCTCCGTGACATCCGCTCGGCCTGGCCGGGAGCGTTGTTGGTGCTCCGCGCCGGACGTACGCCCGATGCCGTCGGCCAGGACGTCGAATCCGGCCTGGCGGATATCGTGCCGATCGGGCGATGGGCCCTTGCCAATCCGGATGTTGTGGAGCGGCTCAGAACCGGTGCGCCCCTCACCGAGGCTGATCCCGCAACGTTCTATGGTGGGGGAGCGGCGGGCTATACGGACTATCCCGCCATCGAAACCGCGACGAACTGA
- the deoC gene encoding deoxyribose-phosphate aldolase, whose translation MTLETPTARNLSPAARAVDVLGGDLTEAGLRRYLHGIPGVDAVGLEQRAAGLATRSIKTTSKARALDTIISLIDLTTLEGADTPGKVRSLVAKAVNPDPSDASVPRVAAVCVYGDMVPYAVRALGDAHASAHGLGGGINVAAVATAFPSGRASLAVKLADTADAVAAGADEIDMVIDRGAFLSGRYGLVFDEIVAVKEACRRSDGTYAHLKVILETGELNTYDNVRRASWLAILAGGDFIKTSTGKVSPAATLPVTLSMLEVVRDWHRMTGEKIGVKPAGGIRSSKDAIRYLVTVAETVGEEWLRPELFRFGASSLLNDVLLQRQKITTGHYSGPDYVTVD comes from the coding sequence GTGACTCTCGAAACCCCCACGGCGAGGAACCTGTCTCCCGCCGCGCGAGCCGTCGATGTGCTGGGCGGAGACCTCACCGAAGCCGGTCTGCGTCGGTACCTGCACGGCATTCCCGGAGTTGACGCCGTCGGTCTCGAGCAGCGTGCTGCCGGCCTGGCCACGCGCTCCATCAAGACCACCTCGAAGGCGCGGGCGCTCGACACCATCATTTCGCTCATCGACCTCACGACCCTCGAAGGCGCAGACACGCCCGGCAAGGTGCGCTCGCTCGTGGCCAAGGCGGTGAACCCCGACCCGTCCGACGCCTCGGTTCCGCGGGTCGCCGCGGTGTGCGTGTACGGCGACATGGTGCCGTATGCGGTGCGCGCCCTGGGCGATGCACACGCCTCGGCGCACGGATTGGGCGGAGGCATCAACGTCGCGGCCGTCGCCACGGCGTTCCCGAGCGGTCGGGCCTCGCTCGCGGTCAAGCTCGCCGATACGGCGGATGCTGTGGCCGCCGGTGCGGATGAGATCGACATGGTCATCGACCGGGGGGCGTTCCTCTCGGGCCGCTACGGGCTCGTCTTCGACGAGATCGTCGCGGTCAAAGAGGCATGCCGCCGCAGCGACGGCACATACGCCCACCTCAAGGTGATCCTGGAGACGGGCGAGCTCAACACCTACGACAACGTGCGGCGCGCCTCCTGGCTGGCGATCCTCGCCGGCGGCGACTTCATCAAGACCTCCACGGGCAAGGTGTCGCCGGCAGCCACCCTGCCGGTCACGCTCTCGATGCTCGAGGTCGTGCGGGACTGGCATCGCATGACCGGCGAGAAGATCGGCGTGAAGCCGGCAGGTGGCATCCGCAGTTCGAAAGACGCGATTCGCTACCTCGTGACCGTTGCCGAGACCGTCGGAGAGGAATGGCTGCGCCCCGAGCTGTTCCGCTTCGGAGCGTCGAGCCTCTTGAACGACGTGCTGCTGCAGCGCCAGAAGATCACAACCGGCCACTACTCCGGCCCCGACTACGTAACGGTGGATTGA
- a CDS encoding MarR family winged helix-turn-helix transcriptional regulator: MTAQPATPPLSAAQDNPLSWAVFTLARSHRALAASLLAPLGLFPGQELMLFQLWDCDGRSQKELGDLQKLDHSTVAKSVQRLERAGLVTRSRSSEDGRVTLVHLTHKGRALEQPVRAAWAELEERTAHSLSADQREVFATTAARLLAAIEATPPAPLLLNSVEASE, translated from the coding sequence ATGACGGCCCAGCCCGCGACGCCCCCGCTCTCCGCAGCGCAGGACAACCCGTTGAGCTGGGCCGTCTTTACCCTGGCGCGCTCCCATCGCGCGCTGGCCGCATCCCTCCTCGCACCACTCGGCCTGTTTCCGGGCCAGGAGCTCATGCTCTTCCAGCTCTGGGACTGCGACGGTCGGTCACAGAAGGAACTGGGGGACCTCCAAAAACTGGATCACTCGACCGTCGCCAAATCCGTGCAGCGCCTGGAGCGGGCGGGGCTCGTCACCCGGTCGCGATCTTCGGAGGACGGGCGCGTGACCCTCGTTCATCTCACGCACAAGGGTCGAGCTCTCGAGCAACCGGTTCGAGCAGCCTGGGCGGAACTCGAAGAACGTACCGCCCACAGTCTCTCCGCAGACCAGCGAGAGGTATTCGCCACAACCGCAGCGCGGCTTCTCGCCGCAATCGAAGCGACACCGCCCGCGCCGCTCCTCTTGAACTCCGTCGAGGCCAGCGAGTGA
- a CDS encoding aldehyde dehydrogenase family protein, whose product MSFLEYAPAPESQAILNLKSEYGLFIDGEFVDGSGTPFATISPATEKRIATISTASEADVDAAVAAARRAYEKTWSRMRGSDRGKYLFRIARLVQERARELAVAESLDNGKPIKESRDVDVPLVAAWFFYYAGWADKLDHAGVGPAPRALGVAAQVIPWNFPLMMLAWKIAPALAAGNTVVLKPAETTSLTALLFAEILQQAELPAGVVNIVTGAGETGRLLVNHPDVNKVAFTGSTAVGREIARSVAGTDKKLTLELGGKAANIVFDDAPIDQAVEGIVNGIFFNQGHVCCAGSRLLVQESIHDDVVERLKQRLSTLRLGDPLDKNTDIGAINSAEQLQRIRELSDIGEAEGAERWSADCAIPENGFWFAPTIFTNVSTSSRIAREEIFGPVLSVLTFRTPAEAIAKANNTPYGLSAGIWSDKGSRILAVADQLRAGVIWANTFNRFDPASPFGGYKESGYGREGGRHGLAAYLKPATTASRVGARSPRIEVGPAAGDLETRAERATRSAGRAKKGTTK is encoded by the coding sequence ATGAGCTTTCTCGAGTACGCCCCGGCCCCCGAGTCGCAGGCGATCCTGAACCTGAAGAGCGAGTACGGCCTCTTCATCGACGGCGAGTTCGTTGACGGCAGCGGCACGCCGTTCGCCACCATCTCGCCCGCGACCGAGAAGAGAATCGCCACGATCTCCACGGCAAGCGAAGCGGATGTCGATGCCGCCGTCGCCGCCGCCCGTCGCGCCTACGAGAAGACCTGGTCGCGCATGCGCGGCTCCGACCGCGGCAAGTACCTTTTCCGCATCGCCCGGCTCGTGCAGGAGCGCGCCCGCGAACTGGCCGTGGCGGAGAGCCTCGACAACGGCAAGCCCATCAAGGAGAGTCGCGACGTCGACGTTCCGCTCGTCGCAGCCTGGTTCTTCTACTACGCGGGCTGGGCCGACAAGCTCGATCACGCCGGCGTGGGCCCTGCGCCGCGCGCGCTGGGTGTCGCCGCGCAGGTCATCCCGTGGAACTTTCCGCTGATGATGCTCGCGTGGAAGATCGCTCCCGCGCTCGCCGCGGGCAACACCGTCGTGCTCAAGCCCGCCGAGACCACCTCGTTGACCGCGCTGCTTTTCGCCGAGATTCTGCAGCAGGCAGAGCTGCCGGCCGGCGTCGTCAACATCGTCACGGGTGCGGGGGAGACCGGTCGACTTCTCGTCAACCACCCGGATGTCAACAAGGTCGCCTTCACCGGCTCCACGGCGGTCGGCCGCGAGATCGCCCGCTCGGTCGCCGGCACAGACAAGAAGCTCACACTCGAACTCGGCGGCAAGGCTGCGAACATCGTCTTCGACGACGCGCCCATCGACCAGGCGGTCGAGGGCATCGTCAACGGCATCTTCTTCAACCAGGGCCACGTGTGCTGCGCGGGCAGCCGCCTGCTCGTCCAGGAATCGATCCACGATGACGTCGTGGAGCGGCTCAAGCAGCGGCTGTCGACGCTGCGCCTCGGTGACCCGCTCGACAAGAACACCGACATCGGCGCCATCAACTCGGCCGAGCAGCTGCAGCGCATTCGCGAGCTCTCCGACATCGGCGAGGCCGAGGGAGCCGAGCGCTGGAGCGCCGACTGCGCGATTCCCGAGAACGGCTTCTGGTTCGCCCCGACGATTTTCACGAATGTGTCGACGTCGAGCCGCATCGCCCGGGAGGAGATCTTCGGGCCGGTGCTTTCGGTGCTGACCTTCCGCACGCCGGCCGAGGCTATCGCCAAGGCGAACAACACGCCGTACGGGCTCTCTGCGGGCATCTGGAGCGACAAGGGCAGCCGCATTCTCGCCGTCGCAGACCAGCTGCGCGCCGGCGTGATCTGGGCCAACACCTTCAACCGCTTCGACCCGGCCAGCCCATTCGGCGGGTACAAGGAGTCGGGCTACGGTCGCGAGGGTGGGCGGCACGGTCTCGCCGCGTACTTGAAGCCGGCGACAACCGCGTCTCGAGTAGGGGCGCGTAGCCCGCGTATCGAGGTCGGGCCTGCCGCAGGGGATCTCGAGACGCGCGCTGAGCGCGCTACTCGATCAGCGGGTCGCGCGAAGAAGGGAACCACCAAATGA
- a CDS encoding ribokinase, which translates to MSVVVVGSANRDFVYRVPRIPSPGETVLATDAAPHAGGKGANQAIAAARAGASVEFITALGSDADGDVLAHELSQAGVLLHARRVDAPTGTAFVTVAQSGENAIVVNSGANAHLVEVTAVERDIIAASDFLLVQLETPLETVVEAATVARAAETVVVLNAAPICSLPERLLAIVDVLIVNEHEAIALARDLSGHRMPGETLSVDAAHDIAITLREAVPAVIITLGANGSIVLNRDMGDGPAAHVPAFRATPVDTTGAGDTFCGALVAALARGEDLVDAAQFASAAGALSVQRPGAAASIPVRAEIDALVGSLGRSRRG; encoded by the coding sequence GTGTCAGTCGTCGTCGTCGGTAGCGCCAATCGTGATTTCGTCTACCGTGTACCGCGCATCCCTTCGCCGGGGGAGACCGTTCTTGCAACGGATGCCGCGCCACACGCCGGAGGCAAAGGTGCCAACCAGGCCATCGCCGCGGCACGCGCCGGAGCATCCGTTGAATTCATCACCGCGCTCGGTTCTGATGCCGACGGTGACGTGCTGGCGCACGAGCTCAGCCAGGCCGGCGTGCTGCTTCACGCGAGGCGCGTCGACGCACCGACCGGCACGGCGTTCGTCACGGTGGCGCAGTCCGGGGAGAACGCGATTGTCGTGAACTCCGGTGCCAACGCCCACCTTGTCGAGGTGACGGCGGTCGAGCGCGACATCATCGCTGCATCCGATTTTCTGCTTGTACAGCTGGAGACTCCGCTGGAGACGGTAGTCGAGGCCGCGACGGTGGCGCGGGCGGCTGAGACCGTCGTCGTGCTCAACGCCGCACCGATTTGTTCGCTGCCAGAACGCCTGCTCGCGATAGTCGATGTGCTCATCGTCAACGAGCATGAGGCGATCGCCCTGGCGCGCGATCTCTCGGGCCACCGGATGCCGGGCGAAACCCTCAGCGTCGACGCGGCCCACGATATCGCGATCACGCTGCGCGAGGCCGTGCCCGCTGTGATCATCACCCTCGGGGCCAACGGCTCCATTGTGCTGAACCGTGACATGGGAGACGGTCCGGCTGCTCACGTTCCCGCGTTTCGCGCGACACCGGTCGACACGACGGGCGCGGGCGATACCTTCTGTGGTGCGCTTGTGGCAGCCCTGGCGCGCGGCGAGGACCTCGTCGACGCGGCTCAATTCGCATCCGCTGCCGGTGCACTTTCGGTGCAGCGGCCGGGAGCCGCGGCGTCCATTCCGGTACGCGCCGAGATCGATGCACTGGTCGGGTCGCTCGGCAGGTCTCGACGCGGCTGA
- a CDS encoding GDSL-type esterase/lipase family protein, protein MPGSSVTAFIGDSLTEAGRWQEWFSDEEVANYGVGGDTTDDVISRLSQVIEARPGTVVLLIGTNDLAWRRSAEHVVRNIETILVTLRRDLPDSQILVQSVMPRDRESAEIVREINRHLWQFAPSVRAQYLDLWPLLALPDGELNPEYSQDRLHLNDTGYEAWLSELRPALEALRGLPPSSRAIYLPKGLAGPT, encoded by the coding sequence GTGCCAGGCAGTAGCGTGACGGCCTTCATCGGCGACAGCCTCACCGAGGCCGGGCGCTGGCAGGAGTGGTTCTCCGACGAGGAGGTCGCGAACTACGGCGTCGGCGGGGACACCACCGATGACGTGATCTCGCGGCTGTCCCAGGTGATCGAGGCGCGCCCCGGAACCGTCGTGCTGCTCATCGGCACCAACGATCTGGCCTGGCGACGCTCGGCAGAGCACGTGGTGCGCAACATCGAGACGATTCTGGTGACGCTGCGGCGGGATCTGCCTGACTCGCAGATTCTCGTGCAGTCCGTCATGCCGCGTGACCGTGAGTCCGCCGAGATCGTACGCGAGATCAACCGGCATCTGTGGCAGTTCGCCCCATCCGTTCGCGCCCAGTATCTCGATCTGTGGCCGTTGCTGGCTTTGCCCGACGGCGAACTCAACCCCGAGTACAGCCAGGACCGCCTGCACCTCAACGACACCGGATACGAGGCCTGGCTCTCCGAGTTGCGTCCGGCTCTCGAGGCATTGCGCGGACTGCCGCCGAGCAGCCGTGCGATCTACCTGCCGAAGGGCCTTGCCGGTCCCACCTAA
- a CDS encoding sugar-binding transcriptional regulator: MSDTDEILAVKAAELYYEAGKTQDEIGVALSVSRWKVGRLLVQAREQGFVRIEIVHPSARRFSLERELCAAYGLVDAVVVPVLDSDVQARVAQAAADYLTTLRPVPRTLGVSWGRTLQAVAARLRPGWAVGVNPVQINGSVSSTRQATAAADTAVIIARKAQGTATLLPSPAIFEQAATRRAIEADRSVQSVLELARNASAYLFSAGVADTSSVHVGSGYLSADEVAELAARGAVGDVVGRFITADGSVADDELNGRTLGITLDELRGARTSIAVIAGESKHAVCRAVAVSGLCTILITDEASAHALLEPVATAPAATEPVETEPIEAEGAK; this comes from the coding sequence ATGAGCGACACAGACGAGATACTCGCCGTCAAGGCCGCCGAGCTCTACTACGAGGCCGGCAAGACGCAGGACGAGATCGGCGTGGCCCTCAGCGTGAGTCGCTGGAAGGTCGGGCGGCTGCTCGTGCAGGCGCGCGAACAGGGGTTCGTGCGCATCGAGATCGTGCACCCCAGCGCTCGCCGGTTCTCGCTCGAGCGCGAGCTGTGCGCAGCGTACGGCCTCGTCGACGCCGTCGTCGTTCCCGTGCTCGACTCCGATGTGCAGGCGCGCGTCGCTCAGGCCGCCGCCGACTACCTCACCACGCTGCGCCCCGTGCCGCGCACGCTCGGCGTGAGCTGGGGCCGTACGCTGCAGGCTGTAGCCGCGCGGCTGCGACCCGGCTGGGCGGTCGGCGTCAACCCCGTGCAGATCAATGGCAGCGTCTCCAGCACTCGGCAGGCTACCGCAGCGGCCGACACGGCCGTCATCATCGCCCGTAAGGCGCAGGGCACGGCGACGCTGCTGCCCAGCCCCGCCATCTTCGAACAAGCCGCGACGCGACGCGCCATCGAGGCCGATCGATCGGTGCAGAGCGTGCTTGAACTGGCTCGCAACGCATCCGCCTATCTCTTCAGTGCCGGCGTTGCCGACACCAGTTCGGTGCACGTGGGCAGCGGCTACCTCAGCGCCGACGAGGTTGCCGAACTGGCCGCCCGAGGCGCGGTCGGTGACGTCGTCGGTCGCTTCATCACGGCAGACGGCAGCGTGGCCGACGATGAACTCAACGGCCGAACCCTCGGCATCACCCTGGACGAACTGCGCGGCGCGCGCACGAGCATCGCGGTGATAGCCGGGGAGTCCAAGCACGCCGTGTGCCGCGCCGTCGCCGTGAGCGGGCTGTGCACGATTCTCATCACAGACGAGGCGAGTGCGCACGCGCTGCTGGAACCCGTCGCAACAGCGCCAGCCGCAACAGAACCCGTCGAAACCGAACCCATCGAAGCAGAAGGAGCGAAGTGA
- a CDS encoding RbsD/FucU domain-containing protein: MLDAGVEYYSFYRKGPTLLKNLSPLLSGALLSVLDSMKEGDLLTLVGSGYPEEEIVSPVIDLGEVSTEAAADAILSVMPLDEMDPSPIAFFDCTGVFDDLPDVAFAVNGIASDAELRRVSMTQLGKEPFVALARHSVATVRVGSDAPPCAFVLRKGAC, translated from the coding sequence ATGCTTGACGCAGGGGTTGAGTATTATTCGTTTTACAGGAAAGGCCCGACTTTGCTGAAGAACCTTAGCCCGCTGCTTTCTGGTGCGCTTTTAAGCGTGCTGGATTCCATGAAAGAAGGCGACCTGCTTACCCTGGTCGGCAGTGGCTATCCAGAAGAAGAAATTGTTTCACCCGTCATCGATCTTGGTGAGGTGTCGACAGAGGCCGCGGCCGATGCGATCCTCAGCGTCATGCCACTGGACGAGATGGACCCTTCGCCGATTGCATTCTTTGACTGCACCGGCGTGTTTGACGATCTGCCCGACGTCGCTTTTGCGGTCAACGGCATTGCGTCAGACGCCGAGTTGCGTCGTGTGAGCATGACGCAACTCGGGAAGGAACCCTTCGTCGCGCTTGCCCGGCACTCGGTGGCTACCGTTCGTGTGGGATCGGATGCGCCTCCGTGCGCGTTCGTTCTGCGCAAGGGAGCCTGCTAA
- a CDS encoding aldehyde dehydrogenase family protein, which produces MSRLAIPKTYKLFIGGKFPRSESGRTYEILSSKGAFLANAARASRKDARDAVVAARSAVTGWSGATAYNRGQVLYRIAELLDGRRAQFIAEIIETEGVTSAAASAQVDEAIDRWVWYAGWTDKYAQVSGNANPVAGPYFNLSVPEHTGVVAIVAPQDSSLLGLVSAVAPALVAGNTVVVIASEALPLSAISLAEVLATSDVPAGVVNILTGSPAEITPWLASHADVNALDLVGAGALDWVDLQIAAADTLKRVLQPENGPDAASPALDRILAFTETKTVWHTKALI; this is translated from the coding sequence ATGAGCCGCCTCGCCATTCCCAAGACGTACAAGCTGTTCATCGGCGGAAAATTCCCGCGCAGTGAGTCAGGCCGTACGTACGAGATTCTCTCGTCGAAGGGCGCCTTTCTCGCCAACGCGGCCAGGGCCTCGCGCAAGGATGCTCGGGACGCCGTGGTAGCGGCGCGCTCTGCCGTCACCGGTTGGTCGGGTGCCACCGCGTACAACCGCGGCCAGGTGCTCTATCGCATCGCTGAGCTGCTCGATGGGCGCCGCGCGCAGTTCATCGCGGAGATCATCGAGACGGAGGGCGTCACATCCGCCGCCGCATCGGCCCAGGTCGACGAGGCCATCGACCGCTGGGTCTGGTACGCCGGTTGGACCGACAAATACGCGCAGGTCAGTGGCAACGCCAACCCGGTAGCCGGCCCGTACTTCAACCTCTCGGTGCCCGAGCACACGGGCGTCGTCGCCATCGTGGCGCCACAGGACTCCTCGCTACTCGGCCTTGTGAGCGCGGTCGCGCCCGCGCTCGTCGCGGGCAACACCGTGGTCGTCATAGCGAGCGAGGCGCTGCCGTTGTCTGCCATCAGCCTCGCCGAGGTGCTCGCGACGAGCGACGTTCCGGCTGGCGTGGTCAACATCCTCACCGGTTCGCCCGCAGAGATCACGCCCTGGCTGGCCTCGCACGCCGATGTGAACGCGCTCGACCTGGTCGGCGCCGGCGCGCTCGACTGGGTTGATCTGCAGATCGCTGCGGCCGACACGCTCAAGCGTGTGCTGCAGCCCGAGAACGGGCCGGATGCCGCCTCGCCGGCCCTCGACCGCATTCTCGCCTTCACCGAGACCAAGACCGTCTGGCATACGAAGGCGCTCATTTAG
- a CDS encoding nucleotidyltransferase domain-containing protein, with amino-acid sequence MENRLFSLATDFSSDRFPDAHHVIVAGSTSTGQRTPSSDIDLLVIGPPSMFDGAATSLAQTTQYGGEIFEVFAYTAEAFDSWASKGIDESRPTIVHMLLDGIAIKHGSELTDLRGSYQERISAGPRISDHELDLRRYRLTDLADDLISLTDALEVAVVKAALFDELASFLLLANNQWLGSGKWLARRLRQWDGRIAHELTDALLSDDSALLLAKTSELLEPYGGRLQAEFVR; translated from the coding sequence ATGGAAAACCGCCTGTTCTCGCTGGCGACGGACTTCTCATCTGATCGCTTTCCTGACGCTCATCATGTGATCGTGGCTGGAAGCACCAGCACTGGCCAGCGCACGCCGTCCAGCGACATCGATCTCCTGGTTATCGGACCGCCTTCCATGTTTGACGGAGCGGCCACGAGCCTTGCGCAGACCACTCAATACGGTGGCGAGATCTTTGAGGTGTTCGCCTACACCGCCGAAGCGTTTGATTCGTGGGCGAGCAAAGGTATCGACGAAAGCCGTCCGACTATCGTGCACATGCTGCTTGATGGAATTGCCATCAAGCACGGTTCCGAACTCACCGATCTTCGCGGTTCCTATCAGGAACGGATCAGCGCCGGACCCCGCATATCGGATCACGAACTCGATCTTCGTCGATACCGCCTCACCGACCTTGCTGACGACCTCATCTCCTTAACTGATGCTCTGGAGGTCGCCGTCGTGAAGGCGGCACTGTTCGACGAACTCGCAAGCTTCCTGCTTCTCGCGAACAATCAATGGCTCGGCAGCGGAAAGTGGCTCGCGCGGCGCCTCCGCCAGTGGGACGGACGGATCGCACACGAGCTGACGGACGCGCTTCTCAGCGACGATTCCGCTCTGCTGCTTGCCAAGACATCCGAACTTCTCGAACCATACGGCGGACGGCTGCAGGCGGAATTCGTGCGATAA
- a CDS encoding metal-sensitive transcriptional regulator yields MIPDIKKRALHRARILEGQLRGLEKMIDNEEYCVDIITQSLAIQKSLGSLNKLLVENHLKTHVTEMFDAGAPEREKAIAELLTVFELSNNRS; encoded by the coding sequence GTGATCCCGGACATTAAAAAAAGGGCGCTGCATCGTGCGCGCATCCTTGAAGGGCAGCTGCGCGGCCTGGAGAAGATGATCGATAACGAGGAATACTGCGTTGACATCATCACGCAGTCGCTGGCCATCCAGAAGTCGCTCGGCTCGCTCAACAAGCTCCTGGTCGAGAACCACCTCAAGACGCATGTCACGGAGATGTTCGACGCCGGCGCCCCCGAACGCGAGAAGGCTATCGCCGAACTGCTCACCGTGTTCGAACTCTCCAACAACCGCAGTTGA
- a CDS encoding class I SAM-dependent methyltransferase — protein sequence MNDFVETNRANWDERVPAHVEAYGATAFADDPDVVSGIVQADYDVLRPLLPASSVRGLTLAHLQCHIGTDTLSWARLGAQATGIDFSPESIRVARELAERAGVDARFETCTVDEAPGVVKEQFDVVYTSVGVLMWLPRLDTWAHAIHSLLKPGGTFYVRDAHPVLNAIDYDRTDGLLVLKQPYFESDEPTRYDHGTTYADDEVRLANSTTFEWSHSLSEIIQSLLTAGLRLEAFHESKTIPWRALPSFVESSEGYVHPGDPNALPLEFSLVARKP from the coding sequence GTGAACGATTTCGTCGAAACGAACCGTGCGAATTGGGATGAACGCGTACCCGCCCACGTAGAGGCATACGGCGCGACAGCCTTCGCTGACGATCCGGATGTTGTATCGGGTATCGTGCAGGCCGACTATGACGTACTCCGCCCTCTTCTTCCTGCCTCATCTGTCCGTGGCCTGACGCTGGCGCATCTTCAATGCCACATCGGCACGGACACCCTGAGCTGGGCGCGTCTGGGGGCTCAGGCCACCGGAATTGATTTCTCTCCCGAGTCGATTCGAGTCGCGCGCGAACTCGCCGAGCGCGCCGGAGTTGACGCCCGGTTTGAGACATGCACCGTGGATGAGGCTCCGGGCGTCGTCAAGGAACAGTTCGACGTCGTTTACACCAGCGTCGGAGTGCTCATGTGGCTGCCTCGTCTCGATACCTGGGCCCATGCCATCCACAGCCTTCTGAAACCGGGAGGTACGTTCTACGTGCGCGACGCACACCCCGTATTGAACGCAATCGACTACGACCGCACCGATGGGCTGCTGGTGCTCAAACAGCCCTATTTCGAGAGCGATGAACCGACCCGGTACGACCACGGAACGACCTATGCGGACGACGAGGTGCGCTTGGCGAATTCAACGACGTTCGAATGGTCGCATTCCCTTTCGGAGATCATTCAGTCTCTTTTGACTGCGGGCCTTCGCCTCGAGGCATTCCATGAGAGCAAGACAATTCCCTGGCGGGCACTTCCGAGCTTCGTCGAGTCGTCGGAAGGATACGTTCACCCAGGCGATCCGAACGCGTTGCCGCTCGAATTCTCTTTGGTCGCCCGAAAGCCATAA